A window of Bacteroidales bacterium genomic DNA:
AAAGAGATGATCAGGATTGGCCTCCTTGATAAGGATGAGGTGGAAAAGCAAGACCCTGATCAACCCTTGTTTAAAAAATACTTTATGCACGGCACGGCACATCACCTGGGACTTGACGTTCACGATGTTATTCACAAATACGAACCCTTCAAAGCCGGCATGGTTTTTACATGTGAACCAGGAATTTATATCCGTGAAGAAGGAATTGGAATAAGGCTGGAAAACAATATCCTCATCACCGAAAACGGTCCGGTTGACTTGTCCTTCAACATACCGGCTGAGCCGGATGAAATTGAAGCATTAATGGCACAGCGATAATTTTTAAAATTAATTTCTTCGAAATGAATACAATCACATTCAGGAAAAAAACAATTCATTACAAAGTTGATGGCGATGGTGAAGCGCTGGTTCTTTTGCACGGTTTCATCGAGTCGATGGCAATCTGGGATGATTTTACATCTATTTTGTCGAAAAACTTCAAAGTCATCAGAATTGATTTACCCGGCCACGGGAAAACTCCTTTGATCGAAAAAACTCATTCGATGGAGTTGATGGCAGAAAGTATAAAAGCAGTGCTCGATGGTCTTGGGGTAAAAAGTTGTGTTATGGTTGGCCATTCGATGGGGGGCTATGTTACCCTTGAATTTGCCAAACAATATCCGGAGTTGCTCAAAGGCATTTGCCTGTTTCATTCACATGCTGCTGCCGACACGCAAGAAGCTAAAGAAAACAGGCAGCGTACAATTGACATGATAAAGCTGAATCGTAAAGGATTTATCAAGCAGTTTATCCCCGATCTTTTTGCTGAGGTTAATGTATTAAATTTCACCGCAGACATTGATCGCCTGTGGCATATTTCCGATAAAATGAGCGGCCAGAGTATTAT
This region includes:
- a CDS encoding alpha/beta hydrolase; amino-acid sequence: MNTITFRKKTIHYKVDGDGEALVLLHGFIESMAIWDDFTSILSKNFKVIRIDLPGHGKTPLIEKTHSMELMAESIKAVLDGLGVKSCVMVGHSMGGYVTLEFAKQYPELLKGICLFHSHAAADTQEAKENRQRTIDMIKLNRKGFIKQFIPDLFAEVNVLNFTADIDRLWHISDKMSGQSIIAALQGMKERSGKLDLLLNTTIPVLFIAGKEDMRIPVQNVLAQAILPRHSEVLVLADVGHMGYIEARQKTLEMIVCFAHKQFR